One Indicator indicator isolate 239-I01 chromosome 21, UM_Iind_1.1, whole genome shotgun sequence DNA segment encodes these proteins:
- the TSG101 gene encoding tumor susceptibility gene 101 protein isoform X1 produces the protein MAVSESQLKKMLTKYKYRDLTVQETTSVITQYKDLKPVMDSYVFNDGSSRELMSLSGTIPVPYRGNTYNIPICLWLLDTYPFNPPICFVKPTSSMTIKTGKHVDANGKIYLPYLHEWKYPQSDLLELIQVMIVVFAEEPPVFSRPTASSGYSPYQATGPPTSSYVPGIPGGIPAYPAGSTPNPSSYPNYPYPGGVPFPATTSVQYYPSQPPVTTVGPSRDGTISEDTIRASLISAVSDKLRWRMKEEMDRAQAELNALKRTEEDLKKGHQKLEEMVTRLDQEVAEVDKNIELLKKKDEELSSALEKMENQSENNDIDEVIIPTAPLYKQILNLYAEENAIEDTIFYLGEALRRGVIDLDVFLKHVRLLSRKQFQLRALMQKARKTAGLSDLY, from the exons ATGGCGGTCTCCGAGAGCCAGCTCAAGAAGATGCTCACCAAG tacaAGTATAGAGACCTAACTGTACAGGAGACAACCAGTGTTATCACTCAGTACAAGGACCTCAAACCTGTCATGGATTCATATG TGTTTAATGATGGCTCATCTAGGGAGTTGATGAGCCTCAGTGGAACCATTCCTGTGCCTTACAGAG GTAACACATACAACATCCCAATCTGCTTGTGGCTGCTGGACACCTACCCTTTCAACCCCCCAATCTGTTTTGTGAAACCCACGAGCTCTATGACAATAAAAACTGGGAAGCATGTTGATGCAAATGGAAAGATATATCTTCCTTATCTGCATGAGTGGAAATAT CCCCAGTCAGACTTGCTGGAATTGATCCAGGTCATGATTGTTGTGTTTGCTGAGGAGCCTCCAGTCTTTTCTCGGCCCACTGCTTCATCAGGCTACTCACCATACCAGGCTACCGGTCCACCAACTA gTTCCTATGTGCCAGGCATTCCAGGTGGAATACCAGCCTATCCAGCAGGAAGCACTCCTAACCCAAG CAGCTACCCAAACTATCCTTATCCGGGTGGTGTTCCATTTCCAGCAACAACCAGTGTTCAGTACTACCCTTCTCAGCCCCCTGTGACTACTGTTG GGCCCAGCAGAGATGGAACTATCAGTGAGGATACCATTCGAGCATCCCTGATCTCAGCAGTGAGTGATAAACTGAGATGGAGGATGAAAGAAGAAATGGATCGTGCCCAAGCTGAGCTCAACGCCTTGAAACGGACAGAAGAGGACCTGAAGAAAGGACACCAGAAACTGGAAGAGATGGTGACTCGCTTGGATCAAGAAGTG GCTGAAGTTGACAAGAACATTGAACTTCTCAAGAAGAAGGATGAGGAGCTCAGTTCTGCCTTagagaaaatggaaaaccaGTCAGAAAATAATGACATAGATGAAGTTATTATTCCTACAGCACCACTTTACAAGCAGATCCTGAACTTATACGCAGAGGAAAATGCAATTGAAGATACCATCTTCTATCTTGGAGAAGCACTGAGACGTGGAGTGATAGATCTAGATGTCTTTTTGAAG CATGTACGTCTTCTGTCCCGTAAGCAGTTCCAGCTGAGGGCATTGATGCAGAAAGCCAGGAAGActgctggactcagtgatctctacTAA
- the TSG101 gene encoding tumor susceptibility gene 101 protein isoform X2, which translates to MAVSESQLKKMLTKYKYRDLTVQETTSVITQYKDLKPVMDSYVFNDGSSRELMSLSGTIPVPYRGNTYNIPICLWLLDTYPFNPPICFVKPTSSMTIKTGKHVDANGKIYLPYLHEWKYPQSDLLELIQVMIVVFAEEPPVFSRPTASSGYSPYQATGPPTSSYVPGIPGGIPAYPAGSTPNPSYPNYPYPGGVPFPATTSVQYYPSQPPVTTVGPSRDGTISEDTIRASLISAVSDKLRWRMKEEMDRAQAELNALKRTEEDLKKGHQKLEEMVTRLDQEVAEVDKNIELLKKKDEELSSALEKMENQSENNDIDEVIIPTAPLYKQILNLYAEENAIEDTIFYLGEALRRGVIDLDVFLKHVRLLSRKQFQLRALMQKARKTAGLSDLY; encoded by the exons ATGGCGGTCTCCGAGAGCCAGCTCAAGAAGATGCTCACCAAG tacaAGTATAGAGACCTAACTGTACAGGAGACAACCAGTGTTATCACTCAGTACAAGGACCTCAAACCTGTCATGGATTCATATG TGTTTAATGATGGCTCATCTAGGGAGTTGATGAGCCTCAGTGGAACCATTCCTGTGCCTTACAGAG GTAACACATACAACATCCCAATCTGCTTGTGGCTGCTGGACACCTACCCTTTCAACCCCCCAATCTGTTTTGTGAAACCCACGAGCTCTATGACAATAAAAACTGGGAAGCATGTTGATGCAAATGGAAAGATATATCTTCCTTATCTGCATGAGTGGAAATAT CCCCAGTCAGACTTGCTGGAATTGATCCAGGTCATGATTGTTGTGTTTGCTGAGGAGCCTCCAGTCTTTTCTCGGCCCACTGCTTCATCAGGCTACTCACCATACCAGGCTACCGGTCCACCAACTA gTTCCTATGTGCCAGGCATTCCAGGTGGAATACCAGCCTATCCAGCAGGAAGCACTCCTAACCCAAG CTACCCAAACTATCCTTATCCGGGTGGTGTTCCATTTCCAGCAACAACCAGTGTTCAGTACTACCCTTCTCAGCCCCCTGTGACTACTGTTG GGCCCAGCAGAGATGGAACTATCAGTGAGGATACCATTCGAGCATCCCTGATCTCAGCAGTGAGTGATAAACTGAGATGGAGGATGAAAGAAGAAATGGATCGTGCCCAAGCTGAGCTCAACGCCTTGAAACGGACAGAAGAGGACCTGAAGAAAGGACACCAGAAACTGGAAGAGATGGTGACTCGCTTGGATCAAGAAGTG GCTGAAGTTGACAAGAACATTGAACTTCTCAAGAAGAAGGATGAGGAGCTCAGTTCTGCCTTagagaaaatggaaaaccaGTCAGAAAATAATGACATAGATGAAGTTATTATTCCTACAGCACCACTTTACAAGCAGATCCTGAACTTATACGCAGAGGAAAATGCAATTGAAGATACCATCTTCTATCTTGGAGAAGCACTGAGACGTGGAGTGATAGATCTAGATGTCTTTTTGAAG CATGTACGTCTTCTGTCCCGTAAGCAGTTCCAGCTGAGGGCATTGATGCAGAAAGCCAGGAAGActgctggactcagtgatctctacTAA